One window of the Trifolium pratense cultivar HEN17-A07 linkage group LG2, ARS_RC_1.1, whole genome shotgun sequence genome contains the following:
- the LOC123909630 gene encoding amino acid transporter AVT1H: MLKFLRKILSLQLKDCIKKRSEHGKNLVAVQLPNCNVCVEENKQCNCDHIIVEDRKNTSVVEGANVDVNADSSFVHAVINMVGMLIGLGQLSTPYAVEKGGWASAFLLVGLGVMCAYTSHILGKCLEKNPNLASYVDIGNQAFGSKGRCIVATFIYMEIFMALVSYTISLHDNLIIVFLGTHLKLKLAMLSTSQILTLVAILIALPSLWIRDMSSISFLSTGGILMSLLIFMCVAVTAIFGDVQANNHSIPALKLHNIPSISGLYVFGYGGHIVFPDLYKSMKNPSKFTKVSIVSFTVVTALYTSMGFMGAKMFGNNVQSQITLNMPPNQIITKIALWATVLTPMTKYALEFAPFAIQLEHSLPNSLSGRTKLVIRGCVASFLLLTILTLALSVPYFEHVLSLTGSLVSVAICLIFPCVFYMKIFWGKITRPLLVLNFFLVMFGFLLGVMGTLSSIELILKKFLSHHST; the protein is encoded by the exons ATGCTAAAATTCTTGAGGAAAATCTTATCCCTTCAATTGAAGGATTGTATCAAGAAAAGGAGTGAACATGGTAAGAACTTAGTAGCTGTGCAGTTGCCAAATTGCAATGTTTGTGTAGAGGAAAACAAACAATGCAATTGTGATCACATCATTGTTGAGGATAGAAAGAACACTAGTGTTGTAGAAGGCGCCAATGTCGATGTGAATGCTGATAGTTCTTTTGTTCATGCTGTCATCAACATGGTTGGAATGCTCATAG GTTTAGGGCAATTATCAACTCCATATGCTGTTGAAAAAGGAGGGTGGGCATCTGCATTCTTGCTTGTAGGACTTGGAGTAATGTGTGCTTATACCTCTCATATACTTGGAAAATGTCTTGAAAAGAATCCAAACTTAGCAAGTTATGTGGATATTGGGAATCAAGCATTTGGATCAAAAGGAAGATGCATAGTTGCAACATTCATCTACATGGAAATCTTTATGGCACTTGTTTCCTACACCATCTCATTACATGACAACTTGATCATAGTATTTTTGGGGACACATTTGAAGCTGAAATTGGCTATGTTATCAACATCACAAATCTTAACTTTGGTGGCAATCTTGATAGCTCTACCTAGTTTGTGGATCAGAGATATGTCTTCTATATCTTTCCTTTCAACTGGTGGAATTCTTATGTCTCTTCTCATTTTTATGTGTGTAGCAGTTACTGCAATTTTTGGAGATGTTCAAGCTAATAATCATAGTATACCAGCTTTGAAGTTACATAATATTCCATCAATATCTGGTCTTTATGTCTTTGGTTATGGAGGACATATTGTTTTCCCTGATTTATATAAATCCATGAAAAACCCTTCCAAGTTCACTAAG GTTTCAATAGTGAGCTTCACAGTAGTTACAGCACTATACACCTCAATGGGATTCATGGGTGCAAAAATGTTTGGAAACAATGTTCAATCTCAGATAACTCTCAACATGCCACCAAATCAAATAATAACAAAGATTGCTCTTTGGGCAACAGTGTTGACACCAATGACCAAATATGCACTTGAATTTGCACCCTTTGCAATTCAGCTAGAACACTCACTTCCAAATTCTCTTAGTGGCAGGACAAAATTAGTAATAAGGGGTTGTGTGGCTTCATTTTTGCTATTGACCATACTAACCCTTGCTTTATCAGTGCCATATTTTGAGCATGTTCTAAGTCTCACTGGTTCACTAGTTAGTGTAGccatttgtttgatttttccaTGTGTTTTCTATATGAAGATTTTTTGGGGTAAAATAACAAGGCCTCTCTTAgtccttaatttttttctagTCATGTTTGGGTTTCTTCTTGGGGTGATGGGCACCCTTTCCTCCATAGAgttaatattgaaaaaatttcTATCACATCATTCAACTTGA